The segment ggcATGTCACTTAAATTCTTATCTGAGCTaactcgatcaaaaaatatgatatgtaaTAAGTTAAAATGAACAATGTTACCTCCAggaaataatttacaaaagtattatataaattttaagccACATggtatattttccaaattattttagatatcaTAATTTAAAGGTCTTAAATGCGTTTAaacacaataaataatatatgaatcaaTCGTTCGAAATCATTAGCCCAGTTAGGATTTTTAAACTGGGAGGTCACtacataaataatgtaaaaatatggaAGGGAATTTTTCGCCCATGGCTgaatttatcattcaaaatgattttttttattctaattaaaaacaCCATACTATAACACACAAGAATATAAGAAATCACAAAAAGTGGGgtgtaaatcataaaatttagaaaaaaaaaaattcaatatcccCTCCCCAAAGGACAAATCGTAGTATCGGTCTTCCCCTAGTGCCCTTCTACCTTAAAACTTCCTTGATTGTAATGAATGGACGAAATTCTTTAGATTTTTATTGTAGACtaacaaaattgacaaaacGTTATATCGAACTAAATACGCGATAATCATCTGATACAATAACTCTTTTTCAATGCTACAATACATCATCTATCCAGtgattaaaatctaatttatcaTACTCATTATTCggtaaaatatgtacatgataTTGCgggtatatttatatacgtaaTTAATAGGAAAAATGAGCATAAAAGAAGTCTTACGTGCGGTTACCTAGTACAGAAacagtcttgaacaaaaatcaagacaaTGAAaaaatcttggatttttttattttatttttattctacaagAGTAtaccttaatattttatacaatagaaGATTTTTCCTAGATTTCATATAATGgattataattgaaggaaacgtcatttttgggaatcaaagttgatatttttacttaataaaatagacaaatttccaataaatctcaatgaaactttatcaaatggatatatgaataaataaaaacctttacatttgaattaaatgctACTGAATGCagatgataaacactgatatattaattcaatcatagtaataaaaagtctaaatttgtacaacttTGATTCATTTTCATCGCTAAGGGACAAAAAAAGTAggattatttgtcaaaaatatcttattctttcctttataaaagttaatttttatctaaattatggAAATGAGTTGTATCACGatgtaatcatatatttttatctcatttaaGGACCAGATTTATAACAAAACTAAGCAATAGAgggatatttttgtaatagatGGTAAgtcttaagtatttttatttattggtcccATTATGACATCCGATACTTCACTATTtctcttaatattaatataaaaatggggTTCACTGTCGTAAAACTTGGTCAATCAGGACCCCAAAATAAACGAAATTAACAGTTCtgacttcaaaatgaaaattctcaattataggcttattatttgtatttttgggatgagttaagataatCAGGAATTTTGACTAGCTCTTAGAATTTTGATTTAGTTTATAAGACATAATTTGGCTCTAATTTAtctttatactaaaatatatatttttttgattcttccattgttaaaatgatttttttacaggGGTgctttttggcaatttttttttcaaagacaaatatgtctttttttttattgtttctttaataacaaatttgataataaccttgtttttgtaaaatattgacaaaaatgtCTGTTCGACAAACTTGACCATAAGATTTTCGATAGAAGTTTACAATAATTATTCGTTAAAGAATACGAATGTCATCCTGAttcaatgtttataaaaaaatattctagcttgcttCTGTGTTGATGAGCCACACTAATCAAACAAGTAATGAGTGAAAATGTAAGTTCattttatcaagaaataaacTATTTGCGATCcttcagaatatttttataacatgttCTACTCATAAACACAAACCTTCCCGGCATTCTTTATTAATTGATCAGACTGTGACAAGTAGCgcaaataataatgttttattaatacatacataggaTAGCAGGCAATCTCTGCGTTAGGTACAGCACATGGTGTTAGGCCTGCGTGCGCACACgtcactttttgataatttttaaatcaaaaatggaagaagattttattatttagttttgcAGATGTATAGCGGAGGTGCGGTGCGGTGCAGTGCGTGTGGTTCTTCATATGAAAAATGCCCTAAGTTAATTCGTGCTATGTGCAAATACTATGTCTTCAAAGACATCTACCATTCTTTGTTCTAGTGGAATCTTTATCATTTTACTTCTTCTAGCTGGTGCACTTTACTACACAGTGATTCTATCATCTCCTTTTCCTGATAATGCTGTTTACTATGCCAGAGACATATCACTAGGCATTGCTTTTTCAGATGAAGAGGATACTCAGGCAGCTATATCATCCATCCAGCGAATTAAACGAGgattaaaagatttttcatGGAGTTTCACTCCAAATATTAAGGCCATCAATGTGCCTGTTGAGTCCTTAGCTCAAGACTATAATAAAGCCAGTCAAGAGGTAAAGTTCTTTTTTGGATATCAAGACGAACAGCTCTCAGCTCTCGAAAGTGTAGCAAGCAAGTACTCTGTTTTTATATCGCCATTGGCTCATTTTCCTCATCGCCCACTTCATCTTATTCGTAATAATTTGGACGCAGGTCTTTTAGCAAAAGCTTATAAAGCTTATTTTGAGGCTTATCGAAGAGGAACCAAAACTGTTATAGTGTGTGTATTATCTCCAGACGACCAATTGGCTGTACAATTCTATGAACACCTTAAAGCATTAAAAGCTCATAATCTTGAAATAAGCCTCCCTGTTGCATTTGCACAGAACTCTTCTTTTCCATCAAGTGATGCCTGGCAAATTGTGTCAGATATAGGATCGAAATTAGCTTGGGCAAAAcggccatacatttttttcctttcagatCCTAGTAATATCATTccctatttatcaaaaatagttcAGTCACATCCTGAAATAGCAGAACATCCTTGGGTTTTAAGAACTCCATTAACACCATGGCCTGGACTCAAAAATCTAGCTGACAAAGTTGGTCTACATACCATATCGTACTTTGCTTTAGGTAAGTACTATTTTCGGGTTATGATTTGAAACTGATATGCTTACATCTTCCATTTTATTAGgggatgatgaaaaaaatttagagagGCGAGCACAATGTCTCGATGATGGTATCAAAGCTGACAATTGTCATGTGTATGAGAGCTTAATGAGATTTCATCGTTCAGCCTCTATAGCAATCCAGGATAAGACCAACTTAGAGTCAGCATATTCACGGGATGGATTTGAATCTCCAGAGAGTCTAAGTCTTCAATCTGGAATCCTTGCAGTTAAATCAGGAGAAGGTAGAATCCGAGATATAATTAAAGTGCAAGATAGAGTTGTTACCAAGGTTATTATTGTACGTGAGAGCTATTTACATAGAAGAGAAGTCGCCAAGTGGgctaaaaatgtatctaaaattgatatttacttGGAACCCGGAATTTTACTTCCATACTCACATTTGATGTTTGAAAACTTTGGGAACTTCCCAGAGTATTTAACAATACCTCAAACTAGAGAGGAAACGGAGTTTGGtcttcatttgaaattaaaaattgattcaaagACTGTTTGTATTTGTGTGCCAAGCAAATTAGATCATGGAAAGTATATCTGTGATCTTGCAGATAGTTACTTTGACTCCCCTACTGCTCTTCCAAAGAAACTAGTATATTCATAAAGAAGTGGTGTTTATAATATATCCTGTcagaaatgtaaaaataaatgaaaatgaactaagtaatcctgacaatttgaagaatgttaagGAGAataacagcttagctgtcatgaagttttattatatcagctgcaagcaaCTGTAAGTGGAAGGAAAGAAACACtgatcccactctgtatatagctAAATACCTCTTTACATTAACCTTAGGAggtaattcaatttattatatgcaTGTTTTGCATAAATATTGGTGTTTATAAATACCTATATGTACACACAGGGATACACATAAATGAATAACAAGCACTTTGTGTACGTatgtaccgagtggttcattgaaatctgaacactgcaaattttaaacttcaaataaatataatttatttattaactataggatttcaacaaaatgaatggTGTATATAGATGTGAAtcagagctctcttaatcattaatgtagcttcccttagcggtaatgatagcttccaggggacggtggaaggcctggcacacGTTGCAGATATAGCCATCTGTCATGGCTTGCCAGTAGAggctgaaagtggctttgagggcctctgtgtttggatgacggacacagCAGGACTTCCcatcgacatgcacccaaaaggtgtagtcgaggaggTTTGCATCAGGGCAGTGGGGAgagccaaaattgtcaaaaaagagttcaaaagaactcaaaaggctcattcaatagagtctttcaacagaggagatgggtgTCTTTCATAGCtgctgtcaaaagtggcctcttcaccctGACAAGGCACTTTCctcccacttttttatagctctctggacagtctggtattttctttaactcctccgattAAGTTTGGGCTTTTTGAGAGAGTCCTTCTTCTTCTGCAACGTTTTGGACTGGCGTTAAACTCCGAGATCTTTTGCATTGACCATCATGGACTTGAATGGATTGGTCTGAGCtgtttctttaactcatccaggtccagtttggcctttttgacagagcccttcttcctctccaacgtttcgggcTTGCTGGCGACTTAGAAGGTGGtcctagagacgcccaactgcatGGAGCGCACGAATGGATTTTCGCCAATCACGTTCATATGTCATTTTCCCTACTTTTACTTAAGTTAGAGAATTAACGGTTTTTTCGGGGTTTTTTCAActtattgtttatgttttacTATATCgaaatgtgaattaatttcaatcactcaacctttattaattattgtatgtgtaagtgttcagatttcaatggaccacacaGTATAATATTAGAAAGTTGCTAAAAAGTAGCAATAGCTATCATTATAGATAagattaatacttttaaaaattattgagccTCTTGTggcttatttataaaaagatgggttttatttttgtaaaatacactGACATTACATTTGTAcgcacttttttaattattcctctAAAAAGACACGAAGATATTATTTAATCGAAAATTgtctaacaaaattaaataaatgcatattaaGATAATACaaggaataataaaacatcTAGAGACGGAAATAAAAACTACATCCCCATGCgtgtaaaataatagtattatcaGTCTGCTATCTGCTTATTccagaggattttttttcttattccctTTTCTTGTCATATCATTGTTCTActtccaacaaataaaaaacgaaaatatatttttatagttatctgGGAGCGCTCTGAATTACTCTCTGCTATGCTTGAGAGTAGTACACAATATGTGCTGCCGGCttgtaagaaaaaaagggaaatgacgtcataaaccAAAAATGTTTTCCCGCtcttttgtttgtaatttttactattattttacaaacaCTTGGCGACAGTTTTCGTTTCTGTCTCTGAGCACTCATGTAacccttttctttttatatagcAACTATAGgggatattttttactattgataGAATAGTTATGACATGAAGGTGATTACCTCACGAAAATCTTTACAGTCCAATGTTTTGACTGTATATTTGTTTCGGTCGTTTAATGGTATATCCCAGTTTCATCAGCCATAATTAAACCAAAAGTTATTTACGAGTGTTGCTATAGATTGGACTATTTTCATGTTGAGGTCGgtaacttttcagaccaccctcatatatatatttattcatctattttAGTTTATAACATGTTGAATGctataaatattgtaatgtaTTGTCAATATAGTATAGTCAAAACATTTATGTGTCCTCCTAACTCAAgccactacaaaaaaaaactttattaatcaaAGCCTTTATAACTATTGTATATACAGTATGAATAAAGTATAAGAAGATACGGAAAACCTAAAGTAGTTTTCCACATTTtccatatttctaaattatagaCTCAAGTCAACGCATTAATGAACAAGATCTTGTATTGTATTGATGGTAATATGTCAAAGGagcttcagaaataataatataaagaaaaacaaaatgtttagctttcttgaaatattaaaaaaaattccgatcccatatcataaaaaaagtaaagtacaatccgatattttacaaattattagatGTATTTTTATCCTTGAAAGTTTTgtcactatttttttctttcatttacaTCTTGTTATAGCACTCGGTGGTTAATGCTAAAGGACTTAAGGGAAAGAGAGGACAGTCGATAGATGAGAGCATGTTTCTTccttctctttgctgattggcttaaaattgacAGCTTCCATAACGTCTATTATTAAGGTCTTGAATGCAATTTATGTACTACATTGGGGTCTTAATTCACTTGTTTACCATAATtagctaattattattattggaatatttttcatagTGGGTAATGTAATGCAGTGCattgtaataatagatca is part of the Lepeophtheirus salmonis chromosome 14, UVic_Lsal_1.4, whole genome shotgun sequence genome and harbors:
- the LOC121129198 gene encoding uncharacterized protein — its product is MSSKTSTILCSSGIFIILLLLAGALYYTVILSSPFPDNAVYYARDISLGIAFSDEEDTQAAISSIQRIKRGLKDFSWSFTPNIKAINVPVESLAQDYNKASQEVKFFFGYQDEQLSALESVASKYSVFISPLAHFPHRPLHLIRNNLDAGLLAKAYKAYFEAYRRGTKTVIVCVLSPDDQLAVQFYEHLKALKAHNLEISLPVAFAQNSSFPSSDAWQIVSDIGSKLAWAKRPYIFFLSDPSNIIPYLSKIVQSHPEIAEHPWVLRTPLTPWPGLKNLADKVGLHTISYFALGDDEKNLERRAQCLDDGIKADNCHVYESLMRFHRSASIAIQDKTNLESAYSRDGFESPESLSLQSGILAVKSGEGRIRDIIKVQDRVVTKVIIVRESYLHRREVAKWAKNVSKIDIYLEPGILLPYSHLMFENFGNFPEYLTIPQTREETEFGLHLKLKIDSKTVCICVPSKLDHGKYICDLADSYFDSPTALPKKLVYS